GCCGCCCTTGCTGAAGGTGCGGTATACCTCGGAAAGAAAGATCAAAGAATCGCTCTGGGTAAGGTGTTCGATGAAATCCTCACAGAAGCCGTGTTCAAACCAGCCGTCCGGAAAAGGGTGGGGGCCTACGAGATTGAGATCGAGACATTGAAACCCCGGCTGCCTTTTAAGGAGGAGGTCTATATCCGCGTTAAGCCAGCCCGGGAGCATATTGAAACCGCAGGCGTAATGTATCTTCTTTGTTCCCTCCGCAAGATTGCGACCCTCCGGCCATTGGGGTGCTGCGCTTCTCTCGATCTTCCTGATCTCATAGCCGAAGGGCTTCAATACGCTCTCGACCATTTTCTTGGCCTGACCGATCATCTGAATTTTTACGCCCCTTAATGCAGGAGCCGGGGTGGAAGCTCCCGGGCTTTCCGCGGGACGTTCCGGGATGTTGGCCATTTCTTGCCTCCTCATTGATAACAAATAATTCTGCGACGCGGCCGGGGCCCTCAAAGGAAAAAGCGCAATGCTCCGGGAATCCCGCTGCCCTTAGTATACTTTGATGGGGGGAGAATTTCCAGAAGTCTGAAGAGGAACTGGGAGCTTTCGGGTGTCGTGCCCTTTCCCTACCGGCTGCTTTATCAGGCAAGGCATGTCCCGCCGGGCCGGGAATCCTTTTCGTCCGCCCCTTTCCCGTTTCTCGCAATGAAATCGAGAATTGTCCGCACATACTCTTCCGGTCGCTGATCATACGTGTTGTGGCCGCAGCGGGGAAAGACCGCGAGTTCACCCTTTATAAGGTTACGGTAAAAGCTTATCGACTGTTCCACATCAAAAATCGAGCTGCGGTCGGGGTAGAGTACGAGGGTGGGACATGGAACGAATGGCAACACCGGGCGGAGGTCAAAAAAATCGATGCCGTATGCCCCGCCATATTTTGCGAACTGATTGTAGAAGCTTTCCGCCCTCTCTCCGTGCCAATCCCTCACCTTCACTTGCAGTTCAGGGGTAAGACCGGCGAAGGTGCTTACGAGACGGGCCGCATTCAGCTCCGCCATGGTGACTTCACTGTAGCACTGAGTGCTGGCTGTGGTGAGGGTCTTCACCTCATCCGGATATTTCACGGAATAATCGATGCCGACCACGCCGCCCTCGCATTGCCCCACGAGATGGCACCGGCCGATGCCGAGGCGCTCCTTCATGATCCTCAACTCCTCTACGCTGTCGGGCCTGTATCGATCGCTCACATAAAAGTCGAGAAAATCATCACCCCCATCGGATCTCCCGAAGCCTCTTCTATCGAAGGTGACGACCTTAAATCCCGCGGCTATCAGGCTCGGGCAGACGGTGTTCCATATCTTGACGCACCCGAAACCGTGATGCATGAGAATAATGGGCTCCCCTTCACCATGTATTTCATAATAGATTTTCCTGCTATTTATCGTTTCGAATGGCATGAGGCAACCGGTCTCTCCTATCTTATTTCTGCGGCTCTGCCGAAAGAAAGACTCCTTCCTCCCGGGCCGCAATCCTAATTGTCCTGCTATTTCATTGTCCTGTCAAGGGGTTTTCTTTTATGGATAATCTATGGTTCGGGGCCGGTCGGAAGTCTTTTTATCTGCCGCGATCACGGCTTCAGATCGTTTTAAAAAAGTTTTCAGATTAATCGTGCAGTTTGACTTAAATGATGGTAGATTCTTGCCGAAACATCATAAGAGCTCCGATGCACCTGCAGTTCAAGGAGCGTAGCTTCCGAGGCAATGCTGAAACATAACGGTAGATTCCTGCATCTTTCCCTGCTCCTGGTGATCTGGCTCATCACTGCCCTCGCCGTACCATGCTCCGGACTAGTCTCCGGTATGGAGGAAAGCACGGCGGAAGAGATAGACATAGAGGAGTCGATCGAATTCGTTCCCTCCCCGGGCACCCCGCAGCTTATTAACTTCGACATATTTGAAGATATTGCAAAGGCAAAGGCCCTTCTGGGACAAAAGGTGTGTGGATTCCATGTAGTGCAATCGAAAAAGCAGAAGAAGGCCGGTAAGGGCAAGAAAAAGCGTACAGTGACATTACTGGGGAAGAAGGAGTTGGGAGAATTTACTATCCTTCTCGCGGTTCTGAACGTGAAGACCAGGTCAATTGAGATTGTAAAGGTCCATCCGAAGCTTGGCGGCAAGTCCGCGAATGTGACGGTGGAGCCGGGAAAGCCGAACGGCGTCAACACCCGATTCAGAATTGTCTATCCGGAGCATCATGTAGTGCTGGCTCTTAAGCGGCCGGTGCGTCAAGGTGATGGATTCGCGGAAGTGGTCTATACCCCTTACTCGGAGGATCTCGATATTCCCGCTGTGCGGGAGGCGGGACTCGAATACCTCAGGAATCTCGTGGTCGCTGCGAGAAACGACCTTATCGGGAGAGGAGTACGGCCGAGGTGGAGCGAAGATTTCATCAGAGAGGATGTAGCCCTCACCCTCGCGCTGATTGAACATATCGACCCCATGAAATTTGAAAGCGGGCGATACACCACGGAAAAGCTCATCCATGAAACCCTGGTGATCATGGGCGCCAACACTCAATGTGCATATCAATATGCCACGTCCAGGGCGGGGGCGAGGGGCCTCTTTCAATTTATCCCCGGCACCTACAGGAAGATTTCATACCTCTATCCGCGGGCCGAGCTGAAGAAGGATTTTGTTCAGGCCATGGAAGATCACCATAACGCGGCCAAGGCGTCTTTTCTTCTTTTCGACGCGGACCTGCGCATTCTCAAAGGCAATGTGACCGATAATTCTTACGAAATCGGAAAAGCACTCGCTTCGGCATATAATTGCGGGTCAGGGAAGACGAAAGCGGCTATGGACCGGTACGGAGAGATATGGCCGATGCGCGTGCCGGCAGAAACGCAGATATATCTCAAGAAATTCGAGGCAGTCTGGAAATGGCTCCACCCCGCGCCCCAGGCTCCTTAACGG
The Syntrophorhabdaceae bacterium DNA segment above includes these coding regions:
- a CDS encoding alpha/beta hydrolase — translated: MPFETINSRKIYYEIHGEGEPIILMHHGFGCVKIWNTVCPSLIAAGFKVVTFDRRGFGRSDGGDDFLDFYVSDRYRPDSVEELRIMKERLGIGRCHLVGQCEGGVVGIDYSVKYPDEVKTLTTASTQCYSEVTMAELNAARLVSTFAGLTPELQVKVRDWHGERAESFYNQFAKYGGAYGIDFFDLRPVLPFVPCPTLVLYPDRSSIFDVEQSISFYRNLIKGELAVFPRCGHNTYDQRPEEYVRTILDFIARNGKGADEKDSRPGGTCLA